One Tepidisphaeraceae bacterium DNA segment encodes these proteins:
- the nuoL gene encoding NADH-quinone oxidoreductase subunit L, which yields MPTPALLLLLATLLPLISAGLLMGLGKRMGRPLAGVVGTVFIAGSMTASLVAMAMWLNVPPDSPYGSGQGPVVQFLRWLPMGGESYLDVGVYIDSLTIAMFATITTVATFVHIFSLGYMADDARFHRFFAYLGLFCFSMLGLITAGTLLQMFVFWELVGLCSYLLIGFWYERKSASNAAMKAFIMNRVGDVGFLVGIGLLVYHLCHTSLPLLWMQLGGAGTMAPTDAAAGGFSYLTLTIIGLCLFLGAVGKSAQIPLHTWLADAMEGPTPVSALIHSATMVAAGVYLMARVFPMLTPDAKLVIAIVGVTTLTFGALVALVQNDIKRVLAYSTMSQLGYMILAIGIGSWVGALFHLVTHAFFKSLLFLGAGSVIHAMHHEQDMRQYGGLSRRLPITSLAFAIGVIAIAGTPFFSGYYSKSMILTHAAAYGIAAEGEGRAWANWLLFILPTAVAFLTAFYMARCWMLTFAGRPRNVRLYNDAQESWVIYTPLLGLAMMSIIAGPHIGVGHFLNGSIREATRYIESGRVAPLAPPARFAGFDSHWPVVLPTDLRTRGNAESNAIPEADQPETDTVPDTLEVAAALEHLWAYWAFAVGIGLAIAVYFRGYALTQHLARIAPVRHAMTFLENAFYIDRLYRAIFVSVARTVAFLCSAFDKYVVDGVVNGVAGLTRHLSTLAGLADRYLVDRAVTGAGEAALNIGAAVRAPQAGRIRLYVTALLLLATFALAIAVYLIGT from the coding sequence ATGCCCACCCCCGCACTCCTGCTCCTGCTCGCGACGCTGCTGCCGTTGATCTCGGCGGGGTTGCTCATGGGCCTTGGCAAGCGCATGGGGCGACCGCTGGCCGGCGTGGTGGGGACGGTCTTCATCGCTGGCAGCATGACGGCGAGCCTCGTCGCGATGGCGATGTGGTTGAACGTGCCGCCCGACAGCCCGTACGGGTCCGGTCAGGGGCCGGTCGTGCAGTTCCTGCGTTGGCTGCCGATGGGCGGCGAGTCGTACCTCGACGTGGGCGTTTACATCGACAGCCTGACCATCGCGATGTTCGCGACCATCACGACGGTCGCGACGTTCGTCCACATCTTCAGCCTCGGCTACATGGCCGACGATGCGCGCTTCCACCGCTTCTTCGCCTACCTGGGCCTGTTCTGCTTCAGCATGCTGGGCCTGATCACCGCGGGCACGCTGCTGCAGATGTTCGTGTTCTGGGAACTGGTCGGATTGTGCAGCTACCTGCTGATCGGCTTCTGGTACGAGCGCAAGAGCGCCAGCAACGCCGCGATGAAGGCGTTCATCATGAACCGCGTGGGCGACGTGGGGTTCCTGGTCGGCATCGGCCTGCTGGTGTACCACCTGTGTCACACGTCGCTGCCGTTGCTGTGGATGCAACTAGGCGGCGCGGGGACGATGGCGCCCACCGACGCGGCCGCGGGTGGATTCAGCTATCTCACGCTCACCATCATTGGTTTGTGCCTGTTCCTGGGCGCCGTCGGCAAGAGCGCGCAGATTCCCCTGCACACGTGGCTCGCCGACGCGATGGAGGGCCCGACGCCGGTCAGCGCGCTGATCCACAGCGCGACGATGGTCGCTGCCGGCGTCTATTTGATGGCCCGTGTCTTCCCGATGCTCACGCCCGACGCCAAGCTCGTCATCGCAATTGTCGGCGTGACGACGCTGACCTTCGGCGCGCTCGTGGCGCTCGTGCAGAACGACATCAAGCGCGTGCTGGCCTACAGCACGATGTCGCAGCTGGGCTACATGATCCTGGCAATCGGCATCGGCAGCTGGGTGGGGGCGCTGTTCCACCTGGTGACGCACGCGTTCTTCAAATCGCTGCTGTTCCTGGGGGCCGGCAGCGTGATTCACGCGATGCACCACGAGCAGGACATGCGCCAGTACGGCGGGCTGTCGCGGCGGTTGCCGATCACGTCGCTGGCGTTTGCGATTGGCGTGATCGCGATCGCGGGCACGCCGTTCTTCAGTGGGTATTACAGTAAGTCGATGATCCTGACCCACGCGGCCGCGTACGGTATTGCGGCCGAGGGGGAAGGACGCGCGTGGGCGAACTGGTTGCTGTTCATCCTCCCGACGGCTGTGGCGTTTTTGACGGCGTTCTACATGGCGCGCTGCTGGATGCTGACCTTCGCCGGTCGACCGCGCAACGTGCGGCTGTACAACGACGCGCAGGAATCGTGGGTGATCTACACGCCGTTGCTCGGGCTGGCGATGATGTCGATCATCGCCGGGCCGCACATTGGGGTGGGGCACTTCCTGAACGGGTCCATCCGCGAGGCGACGCGCTACATCGAGTCGGGCCGCGTCGCGCCGCTGGCGCCACCGGCGCGCTTCGCCGGGTTTGACAGTCACTGGCCGGTCGTGCTGCCGACCGACCTCCGCACGCGCGGCAACGCGGAGTCCAACGCCATCCCCGAGGCCGATCAGCCCGAGACCGACACGGTCCCCGACACGCTCGAGGTCGCCGCGGCGCTGGAGCACCTGTGGGCCTACTGGGCCTTCGCCGTCGGCATCGGGCTGGCGATCGCAGTCTACTTCCGCGGGTATGCGCTCACGCAGCACCTGGCGCGCATCGCGCCGGTGCGCCACGCGATGACGTTTCTCGAAAATGCGTTCTACATCGACCGGCTTTACCGCGCGATCTTCGTCAGCGTTGCGCGCACGGTCGCGTTTTTGTGCAGCGCGTTCGACAAGTACGTGGTGGACGGCGTCGTGAACGGAGTGGCCGGGCTAACGCGGCACCTATCGACGCTGGCGGGCCTCGCCGACCGCTATCTCGTTGACCGCGCCGTCACCGGCGCCGGTGAAGCTGCCCTGAACATCGGCGCCGCCGTCCGGGCGCCGCAGGCGGGGCGCATTCGCCTGTACGTGACGGCGCTGCTGCTCCTGGCGACGTTCGCGCTGGCGATCGCCGTCTACCTGATCGGAACGTAA
- a CDS encoding NADH-quinone oxidoreductase subunit M, which translates to MELLQNWILTILIFLPTAGAGIVLLARSNRAVRGVALGTTLATFVLSLIVLAIYDWSAPAAYGYGDLTAPGVVQMVQQATWIDAFNIQYKVGIDGLALPLVLLSTFISVLACVASWNVDKLTKPYMALFLFLETGILGTFLALDFFLFYVFFEITLLPMYFLIGIWGGPRRQYAAIKFFLYTLVGSIGLLVTLIGTYLYTRGLQVPGLDLSNGTFDLILLARPDVRAAMGAAGLSVGLAKTFFLLLMFAFFVKLPAAPFHTWLPDAHVEAPTPMSMILAALLLKMGGYGIFRVAYPLFPEAAKALWLVIAIVGVVSIIYGALCAMGQSDFKRLVAYSSVSHMGFVILGAAVMTPAAISGAIFMMVAHGITSAMMFFVVGVVYDRAHHRELSRMGGLATTMPVYTGFSAVACFANLGLPGLAGFVGEFLVIVGTFAAASDASGLIAGGYASRTQLIVLAVAASLGIVLSAAYMLWAVQRVFFGPERAEFKGFAEVDRRELSVLTPLAALCVLLGVLPTVFVFAYTQTTVDAIVKLLE; encoded by the coding sequence ATGGAACTGCTTCAAAACTGGATTCTGACGATCCTGATCTTCCTGCCCACCGCCGGCGCGGGCATCGTGCTGCTTGCGCGCAGCAACCGAGCCGTGCGCGGCGTGGCACTGGGAACGACGCTCGCGACGTTCGTGCTGTCGCTGATCGTGCTGGCGATCTACGACTGGTCAGCGCCCGCGGCCTACGGGTACGGCGACCTGACCGCGCCGGGCGTCGTGCAGATGGTGCAGCAGGCGACGTGGATCGACGCATTCAACATTCAGTATAAGGTCGGCATCGATGGGCTGGCGCTGCCGCTCGTGCTGCTCAGCACGTTCATCAGCGTGCTGGCGTGCGTGGCGAGTTGGAACGTCGATAAGCTGACCAAGCCGTACATGGCGCTGTTCCTGTTTCTGGAGACGGGCATCCTCGGCACGTTCCTGGCGCTCGACTTCTTCCTGTTCTACGTCTTCTTCGAGATCACGCTACTGCCGATGTACTTCCTGATCGGCATCTGGGGCGGCCCGCGCCGGCAGTACGCGGCCATCAAGTTTTTCCTCTACACGCTGGTCGGGTCGATCGGGCTGCTCGTCACGCTGATCGGCACCTACCTTTACACGCGCGGCCTGCAGGTGCCGGGACTGGACCTGTCCAACGGCACGTTCGACCTGATCCTGCTGGCCCGCCCGGACGTGCGCGCCGCCATGGGCGCCGCGGGGCTGAGCGTCGGGCTGGCCAAGACGTTCTTCCTGCTGCTCATGTTCGCGTTCTTCGTGAAGCTGCCCGCGGCGCCGTTCCACACGTGGCTGCCCGATGCGCACGTGGAAGCGCCAACACCCATGAGCATGATCCTGGCGGCGCTGCTGCTGAAGATGGGAGGCTACGGCATCTTCCGCGTGGCGTATCCGTTATTCCCCGAGGCGGCCAAGGCACTGTGGCTGGTGATCGCGATCGTGGGCGTGGTCAGCATCATCTACGGCGCGCTGTGCGCAATGGGCCAGAGCGACTTCAAGCGATTGGTCGCCTATTCGTCGGTCAGCCACATGGGCTTCGTGATCCTGGGTGCCGCCGTAATGACACCCGCGGCCATTAGCGGGGCGATCTTCATGATGGTCGCGCACGGCATCACCAGCGCGATGATGTTCTTCGTCGTCGGTGTCGTCTACGACCGCGCCCACCATCGCGAACTGAGCCGCATGGGCGGGCTGGCGACCACCATGCCCGTCTACACCGGCTTCAGCGCCGTCGCCTGCTTCGCGAACCTCGGCCTGCCGGGCTTGGCGGGGTTCGTCGGTGAATTCCTCGTGATCGTCGGCACGTTCGCAGCAGCTTCCGATGCGTCGGGATTAATCGCCGGTGGATATGCGTCGCGCACGCAGCTGATCGTGCTGGCCGTGGCCGCGAGCCTCGGCATCGTGTTGTCCGCCGCCTACATGCTGTGGGCGGTGCAGCGGGTTTTCTTCGGACCCGAGCGGGCCGAATTCAAGGGCTTTGCCGAGGTTGATCGGCGCGAGCTGTCGGTGCTAACTCCGCTTGCGGCGCTATGTGTATTGCTCGGCGTGCTGCCGACCGTGTTTGTGTTCGCGTACACGCAGACGACGGTGGACGCGATCGTAAAGT